In Corallococcus caeni, a single window of DNA contains:
- a CDS encoding M14 family metallopeptidase, producing MPTPKLLTRAEATDYQETSRSADVVAFVDALCAQTKLAKRVDFGQSGEGQPLMALILSDRNCFTPELAQKQKKIVVMVEANIHAGEVEGKETLQALARDLTLTSLGKKLLDRLCLVFVPNFNPDGNDRISKGNRALDLKNLEGQVNPPGGVGMRYTGEGWNLNRDNMKQEAPETRAMAKLYQTWWPHLFVDCHTTDGSIHGFDLTFDIPHGNADLMHMSRDFNRELAERVSAAVKKKHGFDSFWYGNFLKEGDPTSGWHTYPALPRFGSHYRGLLGRLDVLLETYSYIDFPRRCAVIRAWVLELIRDAARYAKDYRTATSFEESAIIARGKSPDAKEWVGINFGVAQRDAEGALVFDYPAYVLGKDIATISSFDEASIQARRYPGKRKKVYKTPHYRTFVPTQSVSTPSAYLVPASLASRLEGHGIRFEKLAKAQRFQVDSYRIARKEETFSPDVAANVPPPGQDEVPLSQKPKPVRFETILTVAAERSEQEFPAGTLKVPTDQRTGTLITYLLEPHSDDGFCRWQFLDDSLKVGELYPIHRVVEATRPPLKVE from the coding sequence ATGCCCACTCCCAAGCTGCTCACCCGCGCGGAAGCCACCGACTACCAGGAAACGTCCCGCAGCGCCGACGTGGTCGCCTTCGTCGACGCCCTGTGTGCCCAGACGAAGCTCGCGAAGCGCGTGGACTTCGGCCAGAGCGGTGAAGGCCAGCCGCTCATGGCGCTCATCCTCAGCGACCGCAACTGCTTCACGCCGGAGCTGGCGCAGAAGCAGAAGAAGATCGTCGTGATGGTGGAGGCCAACATCCACGCCGGAGAGGTGGAGGGCAAGGAGACCCTCCAGGCGCTCGCGCGCGACCTCACGCTCACGTCCCTGGGCAAGAAGCTGTTGGACCGGCTGTGCCTCGTGTTCGTCCCCAACTTCAACCCGGACGGCAACGACCGCATCAGCAAGGGCAACCGCGCGTTGGATTTGAAGAACCTGGAGGGCCAGGTGAACCCGCCCGGCGGCGTGGGCATGCGCTACACGGGCGAGGGCTGGAACCTCAACCGCGACAACATGAAGCAGGAGGCGCCGGAGACGCGCGCCATGGCGAAGCTGTACCAGACGTGGTGGCCGCACCTCTTCGTGGACTGCCACACCACCGACGGCAGCATCCACGGCTTCGACCTCACCTTCGACATCCCCCACGGCAACGCGGACCTCATGCACATGTCGCGGGACTTCAACCGCGAGCTGGCCGAGCGCGTGTCCGCCGCCGTGAAGAAGAAGCACGGCTTCGACAGCTTCTGGTACGGCAACTTCCTCAAGGAAGGCGACCCGACCTCCGGCTGGCACACCTACCCCGCGCTGCCCCGCTTCGGCAGCCACTACCGGGGCCTGCTGGGCCGGCTGGACGTGCTGCTGGAGACCTACAGCTACATCGACTTCCCCCGCCGCTGCGCCGTCATCCGCGCGTGGGTGCTGGAGCTCATCCGCGACGCCGCCCGCTACGCGAAGGACTACCGCACCGCCACGTCCTTCGAGGAGTCCGCCATCATCGCGCGCGGCAAGTCCCCCGACGCGAAGGAGTGGGTGGGCATCAACTTCGGCGTCGCCCAGCGCGACGCGGAAGGGGCGCTGGTGTTCGACTACCCGGCCTACGTGCTGGGCAAGGACATCGCCACCATCAGCTCCTTCGACGAGGCCAGCATCCAGGCGCGCCGCTACCCGGGCAAGCGCAAGAAGGTCTACAAGACGCCGCACTACCGCACCTTCGTGCCCACGCAGTCGGTGAGCACGCCGTCCGCGTACCTGGTGCCCGCGTCGCTCGCGTCCCGCCTGGAAGGCCACGGCATCCGCTTCGAGAAGCTGGCCAAGGCCCAGCGCTTCCAGGTGGACAGCTACCGCATCGCGCGCAAGGAGGAGACCTTCAGCCCGGACGTCGCCGCCAACGTGCCGCCGCCGGGCCAGGACGAGGTCCCCTTGAGCCAGAAGCCCAAGCCGGTGCGCTTCGAGACCATCCTCACCGTGGCCGCCGAACGCTCCGAGCAGGAGTTCCCCGCCGGCACCCTCAAGGTCCCCACCGACCAGCGCACGGGCACGCTCATCACCTACCTGCTGGAGCCGCACTCGGACGACGGCTTCTGCCGCTGGCAGTTCCTGGATGACAGCCTCAAGGTGGGCGAGCTGTACCCCATCCACCGCGTCGTGGAGGCCACGCGTCCCCCCCTGAAGGTGGAGTAG
- a CDS encoding CHAT domain-containing protein, with translation MTRVGGVLALALCMALGFVAVRAWRQRATGLETPALWLSDAPHRPLEVRLSLPAADVYRPYAPPRGGDTLAPPVPLGALSHLEERGDAHGVGVSYLLHGDTEQALAYLSRTSPSLDRDSDLAAVAILRGRSDEALTLLDATLEAMPEHPQARWNQAVMARELGLTLLAATAFEAVAAKNEPGWSDEAREQARTLRARFQARSEAWKATREALLARLRSSQAPLPLDGAARFPGLARESFYELLATAEDPARVEALLPLARVLDHAAGGTVLEDTVRRVAALDFARRAPLAREYAKLVQDAHPNPASLIERLRQEATAKDVLLGALLRTPGVARTHEELRALTVGETDPWVLSRVALEEARLDDLAGQGPQAGDRLRQVLKDCRAHKLPLKCVDVLLRLSSRATASNRLVEAEEAASTAWQEAAALGEWDREGSALVMLANATRFQVRVALARAYLTESLARQPDDCKARTQAHLNLASLALMRFRPQEARQELEESLACGQSPGLQGAWILADLARLAPRPSDAARLSAELSRVSPLRENAGRRVLATLIRGRFEVDRDWREGQRVLRQTIAEAEPLLRVNADARDARAVAFQTLAVSAGHAGAFREAMEVVAESLQVPVPEGCVLAAAVEAERTVTVVRGPGGQVQGRYDASRTMPLRDDLTGLVPGELVDLLRDCPRVAVLAAPPLDSRAGLLPADLAWSYRVGTGVPATSPAKPPLHVVVSDVEPPMTLRLARLPSATDVDLAGAQRLLRLKGAQATPERVLEAMEQATDIDIHAHGVVDRALSDATVIALSPQQDGHYALTAEELRRRHLQGAPLVVLGACSAARLPPILHETSSLPQAFVASGARAVFAATAEIPNDAGAFFRAVRERIQSGEEPSQALRAERLGWHQKQPGMRWVDKVLLYQ, from the coding sequence ATGACGCGCGTGGGAGGCGTGCTGGCCCTGGCGCTCTGCATGGCCCTGGGCTTCGTGGCCGTGCGCGCCTGGAGGCAGCGAGCCACCGGGCTGGAGACCCCGGCGCTGTGGCTCTCCGACGCGCCCCACCGTCCCCTGGAGGTGCGGCTGAGCCTCCCCGCCGCGGACGTGTACCGCCCCTATGCGCCGCCCCGCGGTGGGGACACGCTGGCCCCGCCGGTGCCCCTGGGCGCGCTGTCCCACCTGGAGGAGCGCGGGGATGCGCACGGCGTGGGCGTCAGCTACCTGCTGCATGGCGACACGGAGCAGGCGCTCGCGTACCTGTCGCGCACGTCGCCGTCGTTGGACAGGGACAGTGACCTGGCCGCCGTCGCCATCCTGCGCGGCCGCTCCGACGAAGCCCTGACGTTGCTGGACGCCACGCTCGAGGCCATGCCCGAGCACCCGCAGGCGCGCTGGAACCAGGCCGTGATGGCGCGCGAGCTGGGGCTGACGCTCCTCGCGGCCACGGCGTTCGAGGCCGTGGCCGCGAAGAACGAGCCCGGCTGGAGCGACGAGGCGCGCGAGCAGGCGCGGACGTTGCGAGCCCGGTTCCAGGCGCGGTCGGAGGCCTGGAAGGCCACGCGCGAGGCGCTCCTCGCCCGGCTGCGCTCGTCCCAGGCGCCGCTGCCGTTGGACGGAGCGGCCCGCTTCCCGGGCCTGGCGCGCGAGTCCTTCTACGAGCTGCTGGCGACGGCGGAGGACCCCGCGCGGGTGGAGGCGCTGCTGCCGCTGGCGCGGGTGCTGGACCACGCGGCCGGAGGCACCGTGCTGGAGGACACCGTGCGGCGGGTGGCGGCGCTGGACTTCGCGCGCCGGGCGCCGCTCGCGCGGGAGTACGCGAAGCTGGTGCAGGACGCGCACCCCAACCCGGCGAGCCTCATCGAACGGCTGCGCCAGGAGGCCACGGCGAAGGACGTGCTGCTGGGCGCGCTCCTGCGCACGCCGGGCGTGGCGCGCACGCATGAGGAGCTGCGCGCCCTGACGGTGGGGGAGACGGATCCATGGGTCCTCTCGCGGGTGGCGCTGGAGGAGGCGCGGCTGGACGACCTGGCGGGACAGGGGCCCCAGGCCGGGGACCGGCTGCGGCAGGTGCTGAAGGACTGCCGCGCGCACAAGCTGCCCTTGAAATGCGTGGACGTGCTCCTGCGGTTGAGCAGCCGCGCGACCGCGTCGAACCGGCTGGTGGAGGCAGAGGAGGCCGCGAGCACCGCGTGGCAGGAGGCCGCCGCGCTGGGCGAATGGGACCGCGAGGGCTCGGCGCTGGTGATGCTGGCCAACGCGACGCGCTTCCAGGTGCGGGTGGCGCTCGCGCGCGCCTATCTCACCGAGTCCCTGGCCCGCCAGCCCGATGACTGCAAGGCGCGCACGCAGGCGCACCTCAACCTGGCCTCGCTGGCGCTGATGCGCTTCCGCCCACAGGAGGCGCGGCAGGAGCTGGAGGAGTCGCTGGCGTGCGGTCAGTCCCCCGGTCTCCAGGGGGCGTGGATCCTCGCGGACCTGGCGCGCCTGGCGCCACGGCCGTCCGACGCGGCACGCCTGAGCGCGGAGCTGAGCCGGGTGTCGCCGCTGCGGGAGAACGCGGGGCGGCGGGTGCTGGCCACGCTCATCCGGGGACGCTTCGAGGTGGACCGCGACTGGCGCGAGGGCCAGCGGGTGCTCCGGCAGACCATCGCGGAGGCGGAGCCGCTCTTGCGCGTGAACGCGGATGCGCGCGACGCCAGGGCGGTGGCCTTCCAGACGCTGGCGGTGAGCGCGGGCCACGCCGGGGCCTTCCGCGAAGCCATGGAGGTGGTGGCGGAGAGCCTCCAGGTGCCCGTGCCGGAAGGCTGCGTGCTGGCGGCGGCGGTGGAGGCCGAGCGCACGGTGACGGTGGTGCGCGGGCCGGGGGGCCAGGTGCAGGGGCGCTATGACGCCTCGCGCACCATGCCCCTGCGCGATGACCTGACGGGGCTGGTGCCCGGGGAGCTGGTGGACCTGCTGCGAGACTGCCCCCGCGTGGCGGTGCTGGCCGCGCCGCCGCTGGACAGCCGCGCGGGCCTCCTGCCGGCGGACCTGGCCTGGAGCTACCGGGTCGGTACGGGCGTGCCCGCGACCTCCCCCGCGAAGCCCCCGCTGCACGTCGTCGTCTCGGACGTGGAGCCGCCGATGACGCTGCGGCTGGCGCGGTTGCCTTCCGCGACGGACGTGGACCTGGCGGGGGCGCAGCGGCTGTTGCGGCTCAAGGGCGCGCAGGCCACGCCCGAGCGCGTGCTGGAGGCGATGGAGCAGGCCACGGACATCGACATCCACGCGCACGGCGTGGTGGACCGCGCGCTGTCGGACGCCACGGTCATCGCGCTGTCGCCGCAGCAGGACGGCCACTACGCGCTGACCGCGGAGGAGCTGCGCCGCCGTCACCTGCAGGGCGCGCCGCTGGTGGTGCTGGGCGCGTGCAGCGCGGCCCGTCTGCCGCCCATCCTGCATGAGACGTCATCACTGCCGCAGGCGTTCGTCGCGTCGGGAGCCCGGGCCGTCTTCGCCGCCACGGCGGAGATCCCCAACGACGCGGGCGCCTTCTTCCGCGCGGTGCGCGAGCGCATCCAGTCCGGCGAGGAGCCCTCCCAGGCCCTGCGGGCCGAGCGCCTCGGCTGGCACCAGAAACAGCCCGGCATGCGCTGGGTGGACAAGGTCCTGCTGTACCAGTAG
- a CDS encoding cupin-like domain-containing protein, which translates to MERRSRLAPAEFFNTYYRRNRPVVIEGLMEDWPARTRWTPEWMAERFGDETVEVMAGRDAQALPDLHADRLRRDVPLRELLARFDGAPANDMYLVARNSLLLRDAFRPLLEDLRAPEGYIHPDLREPDRVHLWLGPAGTLSNLHHDHLNVLFCQVWGRKQVWLAPSWETPWMSNVRGFYSAVDVLAPDLARFPDFARVALHTVEVGPGDTLFIPVGWWHALRALEPSLSVTFVSFEQTPGLNTCWREGWLGAMPSEEHR; encoded by the coding sequence GTGGAGCGGCGGTCACGGCTGGCTCCAGCGGAATTCTTCAATACGTATTACCGGCGCAACCGGCCGGTTGTGATTGAAGGGCTGATGGAGGACTGGCCGGCGCGGACGCGGTGGACGCCCGAGTGGATGGCCGAGCGTTTCGGTGACGAGACGGTGGAGGTGATGGCGGGGCGCGATGCCCAGGCGCTGCCGGACCTCCACGCGGACCGCCTGCGCCGGGACGTGCCGCTGCGGGAGCTGCTGGCGCGCTTCGACGGTGCGCCGGCGAACGACATGTATCTGGTGGCCCGGAACAGCCTGCTCTTGCGCGACGCGTTCCGGCCGCTGCTGGAGGACCTGCGCGCGCCGGAGGGCTACATCCACCCGGACCTGCGCGAGCCCGACCGCGTGCACCTGTGGCTGGGGCCGGCGGGGACGCTGTCCAACCTGCACCATGATCACCTCAACGTCCTGTTCTGCCAGGTGTGGGGGCGCAAGCAGGTGTGGCTGGCGCCTTCGTGGGAGACGCCGTGGATGTCCAACGTGCGCGGCTTCTACAGCGCGGTGGACGTGCTGGCGCCGGACCTGGCGCGCTTCCCGGACTTCGCCCGGGTGGCGTTGCACACGGTGGAGGTGGGGCCGGGAGACACGCTCTTCATCCCGGTGGGGTGGTGGCACGCGCTGCGGGCGTTGGAGCCGAGCCTGTCGGTGACGTTCGTGAGCTTCGAGCAGACACCCGGGCTGAACACCTGCTGGCGGGAGGGCTGGCTGGGCGCCATGCCTTCGGAGGAGCACCGATGA
- a CDS encoding cupin-like domain-containing protein — protein MALSPSWDAWLSENLLRGVPVEALARALVAGGMAPEEARSEVARARRHPAVEAGGPRGARAAEVVALLDARASLHGQSRRGVERRRGVSAEEFQARYYRAHRPVVLEDFLEGWPLLERWRPEALARDYGDVEVEVMAGREARADHDRAPDACRTVMRLADFLHRLEHGGPTNDLYLTARNFALERPELRGLLEDLRPAPGFVYPTRQPGGIKLWVGPAGTRTALHHDVDSVLFCQVHGRKRFWLVPSFETPHLYNRDHVWSAVDAAAPDLARFPDFATAHVHEVVVGPGEMLFIPVGWWHQVLALDVSVSLTFQSLDVPGGNARWHTFG, from the coding sequence ATGGCCCTGTCACCCTCGTGGGATGCGTGGCTGTCGGAGAACCTGCTGCGCGGCGTGCCCGTGGAGGCGCTGGCCCGGGCACTGGTCGCCGGAGGGATGGCCCCGGAGGAGGCCCGTTCGGAGGTAGCGCGCGCGCGGCGGCACCCGGCGGTGGAGGCCGGCGGGCCGCGCGGGGCGCGGGCTGCGGAGGTGGTGGCGCTGCTGGACGCGCGCGCGTCGCTGCATGGGCAGTCGCGCCGTGGAGTGGAGCGGCGGCGGGGCGTGTCCGCGGAGGAGTTCCAGGCGCGCTACTACCGGGCGCACCGGCCCGTCGTCCTGGAGGACTTCCTGGAGGGCTGGCCGCTCTTGGAGCGCTGGCGGCCGGAGGCGCTGGCGCGCGACTACGGCGACGTGGAGGTGGAGGTCATGGCGGGCCGTGAAGCCCGCGCGGACCATGACAGGGCTCCGGACGCGTGCCGCACGGTGATGCGGCTGGCGGACTTCCTCCACCGGCTGGAGCACGGCGGGCCCACCAACGACCTGTACCTCACCGCTCGCAACTTCGCGCTGGAGCGGCCGGAGCTGCGGGGGCTGCTGGAGGACCTGCGGCCGGCCCCGGGCTTCGTGTACCCGACGCGGCAGCCCGGGGGCATCAAGCTGTGGGTGGGCCCGGCGGGCACGCGCACGGCGCTGCACCATGACGTGGACTCGGTGCTGTTCTGCCAGGTCCACGGGCGCAAGCGCTTCTGGCTGGTGCCCTCCTTCGAGACGCCCCACCTGTACAACCGCGACCACGTGTGGAGCGCCGTGGACGCCGCGGCGCCGGACCTGGCGCGCTTCCCGGACTTCGCCACCGCGCACGTGCACGAGGTGGTGGTGGGCCCGGGGGAGATGCTCTTCATCCCCGTGGGCTGGTGGCACCAGGTGCTCGCGCTGGACGTGAGCGTGTCGCTGACGTTCCAGTCGCTGGACGTGCCGGGCGGGAACGCGCGGTGGCACACCTTCGGGTGA
- a CDS encoding carbohydrate porin has product MAWALLCAGPAFAAETKMPPGLTGGWGGARGLLYELGVALQVRYVTELAFNARGGKGHALRQAGQLNVGLGLDLEKLAGLKGGTFQFTFTHRNGNNLNADMDLGNLQLVQEVYGRGNVGRLTQLWYDQLFWDERVHLKLGRVTMGEDTADFPCDFQNLSFCGAQPGNIVGNYWFNWPVSQWGTRLRLDVAKVAYVQLAAYEVNPRNLEEAFFLGRFSGATGVMLPLELGWNPTFQGGLLEGLYKLGAWYDTSNAPDVLLTGVERDGRYGLYFVARQQLTHVLGAENAAQGLNLFARLTHADRNTSAVDGQYTVGLGYTGVFGRADDDVGFALGATHSNGRYVTAQKQKQAQDPSTPVPRTEYVGELYYSLHATEWLVLRPNLQYIRPGANEDARNILVLGLKGALTL; this is encoded by the coding sequence ATGGCGTGGGCCCTGCTGTGCGCGGGCCCGGCCTTCGCCGCCGAGACGAAGATGCCCCCGGGCCTCACCGGTGGATGGGGCGGGGCGCGCGGGCTGCTCTACGAGCTGGGCGTCGCGCTGCAGGTCCGCTACGTGACGGAGCTCGCCTTCAACGCGCGCGGCGGCAAGGGGCATGCGCTGCGGCAGGCGGGCCAGCTCAACGTGGGGCTGGGCCTGGACCTGGAGAAGCTGGCGGGGCTCAAGGGCGGCACCTTCCAGTTCACGTTCACGCACCGCAACGGCAACAACCTGAACGCGGACATGGACCTGGGCAACCTCCAGCTGGTGCAGGAGGTGTACGGGCGCGGCAACGTGGGGCGCCTCACGCAGCTCTGGTACGACCAGCTCTTCTGGGACGAGCGGGTGCACCTGAAGCTGGGCCGCGTCACCATGGGCGAGGACACCGCGGACTTTCCCTGTGACTTCCAGAACCTGAGCTTCTGTGGCGCGCAGCCCGGCAACATCGTGGGCAACTACTGGTTCAACTGGCCGGTGAGCCAGTGGGGCACGCGGCTGCGCCTGGACGTGGCGAAGGTGGCCTACGTGCAGCTGGCCGCGTACGAGGTGAACCCGCGCAACCTGGAGGAGGCCTTCTTCCTGGGGCGCTTCAGCGGGGCGACAGGCGTGATGCTGCCCCTGGAGCTGGGGTGGAACCCGACGTTCCAGGGCGGGCTGCTGGAGGGGCTCTACAAGCTGGGCGCCTGGTACGACACGTCCAACGCGCCCGACGTGCTGCTGACCGGCGTGGAGCGAGATGGGCGCTATGGCCTGTACTTCGTCGCGCGCCAGCAGCTCACGCACGTGCTGGGCGCGGAGAACGCGGCGCAGGGGCTCAACCTGTTCGCGCGCCTGACGCACGCGGACCGGAACACCTCCGCGGTGGACGGCCAGTACACGGTGGGCCTGGGGTACACGGGCGTCTTCGGCCGGGCGGATGACGACGTGGGCTTCGCGCTGGGCGCCACGCACTCCAACGGGCGCTACGTCACCGCCCAAAAGCAGAAGCAGGCGCAGGACCCCAGCACGCCGGTACCTCGCACGGAGTACGTGGGCGAGCTGTACTACAGCCTCCACGCGACGGAGTGGCTCGTGCTTCGGCCCAACCTCCAGTACATCCGCCCCGGCGCGAACGAGGACGCGCGCAACATCCTCGTGCTGGGCCTCAAGGGGGCGCTGACCCTGTAG
- the aspS gene encoding aspartate--tRNA ligase has translation MAVPFISEVKRTHTCGQLTAANVGEEVVLFGWVHNRRDHGGAVFIDLRDREGLTQVVFEPDSKEAHETAGHLRLEYCIGIKGKVLSRGKNVNPKMKTGEIEVKASDLTIFNRSEPTPFLIEDNVDTSEEKRLAHRYLDLRRGPLQKTLMTRSKMNTLARSYMAGNGFLELETPFMGKYTPGGARNFLVPSRLNPGKFYALAESPQLYKQLFMVAGFDRYFQIVKCFRDEDLRLDRQPEFTQIDVEMSFVTQDDIFTIIEGLLKKLWGEVLGIDIPTPFMRMDFYESMAKYGNDKPDLRFGLEHVVLTDVIREHGAAGGVPMMWDAVQEKGIVKAMVVPAEKALSRAESDKLEDFAKQAGAKGLARAKVGEGGEWTQSPLSKTITPALRQAINQAVNAKTGDLILFQFGRESLVHTVMANLRVHVAKKLGLIPEYGSGGQWKFLWVVNPPLFEFDEETNTWAAAHHAFTRPHDEDVQYLGTDPGRVKCHRYDVVLNGFEIGGGSIRLHDPKVQSEVFKALGIQEEEARVKFGFLLDALKFGAPPHGGIALGMDRLVMLLTGAESLRDVIPFPKTKTGTDTMTGAPGDVDEKQLRDLHVRTVPLPQK, from the coding sequence ATGGCGGTCCCGTTCATTTCAGAGGTCAAGCGTACCCACACCTGCGGTCAGCTCACGGCCGCGAACGTTGGCGAAGAGGTGGTCCTCTTCGGCTGGGTGCACAACCGCCGCGACCATGGCGGCGCGGTGTTCATCGACCTGCGGGACCGCGAAGGGCTCACCCAGGTGGTGTTCGAGCCGGACAGCAAGGAGGCCCACGAGACGGCCGGCCACCTGCGCCTGGAGTACTGCATCGGCATCAAGGGCAAGGTGCTGTCGCGCGGCAAGAACGTGAACCCGAAGATGAAGACGGGGGAGATCGAGGTGAAGGCCTCGGACCTGACCATCTTCAACCGCTCGGAGCCCACGCCGTTCCTCATCGAGGACAACGTGGACACCTCCGAGGAGAAGCGTCTGGCGCACCGCTACCTGGACCTGCGCCGCGGGCCGCTCCAGAAGACGCTGATGACGCGCTCGAAGATGAACACGCTCGCGCGCTCGTACATGGCGGGCAACGGCTTCCTGGAGCTGGAGACGCCCTTCATGGGCAAGTACACGCCGGGCGGCGCGCGCAACTTCCTGGTCCCCAGCCGCCTGAACCCGGGCAAGTTCTACGCGCTGGCGGAGAGCCCGCAGCTCTACAAGCAGCTGTTCATGGTCGCGGGCTTCGACCGGTACTTCCAGATCGTGAAGTGCTTCCGCGACGAGGACCTGCGCCTGGACCGGCAGCCGGAGTTCACGCAGATCGACGTGGAGATGAGCTTCGTCACCCAGGACGACATCTTCACCATCATCGAAGGCCTGCTGAAGAAGCTGTGGGGCGAGGTGCTGGGCATCGACATCCCGACGCCCTTCATGCGCATGGACTTCTACGAGTCCATGGCCAAGTACGGCAACGACAAGCCGGACCTGCGCTTCGGGCTGGAGCACGTGGTGCTCACCGACGTCATCCGCGAGCACGGCGCCGCGGGCGGCGTGCCCATGATGTGGGACGCGGTGCAGGAGAAGGGCATCGTCAAGGCGATGGTCGTCCCGGCGGAGAAGGCGCTGTCCCGCGCGGAGAGCGACAAGCTGGAGGACTTCGCGAAGCAGGCGGGCGCGAAGGGCCTGGCGCGCGCGAAGGTGGGCGAGGGCGGTGAGTGGACCCAGTCCCCGCTGTCCAAGACGATTACACCGGCGCTTCGGCAGGCCATCAACCAGGCCGTGAACGCGAAGACGGGCGACCTCATCCTGTTCCAGTTCGGCCGCGAGTCGCTGGTGCACACGGTGATGGCGAACCTGCGCGTGCACGTGGCGAAGAAGCTGGGGCTCATCCCGGAGTACGGCAGCGGCGGCCAGTGGAAGTTCCTCTGGGTGGTGAACCCGCCCCTCTTCGAGTTCGACGAGGAGACGAACACCTGGGCCGCGGCGCACCACGCCTTCACCCGTCCGCACGACGAGGACGTGCAGTACCTGGGGACCGACCCGGGCCGCGTGAAGTGCCACCGCTACGACGTGGTGCTCAACGGCTTCGAGATTGGCGGCGGCTCCATCCGCCTGCATGACCCGAAGGTGCAGAGCGAGGTGTTCAAGGCGCTGGGCATCCAGGAGGAGGAGGCGCGCGTGAAGTTCGGCTTCCTGCTGGACGCGCTCAAGTTCGGCGCGCCCCCGCACGGCGGCATCGCGCTGGGCATGGACCGCCTGGTGATGCTGCTGACCGGCGCGGAGTCCCTGCGCGACGTGATTCCGTTCCCCAAGACGAAGACGGGCACGGACACGATGACGGGCGCCCCCGGCGACGTGGACGAGAAGCAGCTGCGCGACCTGCACGTGCGCACGGTGCCGCTGCCGCAGAAGTAG
- a CDS encoding YHS domain-containing protein, which produces MNGGQDQEQGNTRHWDPVCGRHLEAPEGHPSSEYKKRRYFFCSEGCRTAFERQAERFRLNELARAGALMSPGRVRWGLA; this is translated from the coding sequence ATGAACGGTGGTCAGGACCAGGAACAGGGCAACACGCGGCACTGGGATCCGGTGTGCGGCCGGCACCTGGAGGCCCCGGAGGGCCATCCCTCGTCGGAGTACAAGAAGCGCCGGTACTTCTTCTGTTCGGAGGGCTGCCGCACCGCCTTCGAGCGTCAGGCGGAGCGCTTCCGCCTCAACGAGCTGGCGCGGGCCGGCGCGCTGATGTCGCCGGGCCGGGTGCGCTGGGGGCTCGCGTAG